One genomic region from Anabaena sp. PCC 7108 encodes:
- a CDS encoding dicarboxylate/amino acid:cation symporter, whose protein sequence is MSETENTNSPGTKNLSWWQRIPLTLQIIIALVLAIILGIALGAGNPSPSNAIFITNLAIPAELILKALRALATPLILVAVLHTFMTTNIPGTAGRKLAVLLLTNTTVAIVIGLLVANILRPGTWGTLVDPGSTQITPQSFDPWGLFKDAVPDAILKPLVDNNVIQLIIIALSFGIVLRGLKSEQINQGKKEYQSIENVIATLFEAIIRILNWVIALVPLAVFGIVAKIIAERGFAPFQSLAAFIIAVLVALFLQACYYLTRVKLGSWVNPIKFLAGGADAFLTAFSTSSSTVAMPITFEVLQTKIGLRESSASLGALVGANFNNDGTALYEAMSALYISQVIGQHLSLGQQLIVVLTSIFASVGAAGIPNAGLVTMTLVFSSVGLPTDYIALLVTVDWFLDRCRTAINVMGDMTVSALLDGKKPRSIDDEA, encoded by the coding sequence ATGAGCGAAACAGAGAATACTAACTCACCCGGAACTAAAAACCTGTCATGGTGGCAGCGTATTCCCCTCACCTTACAAATTATTATTGCTCTCGTGCTGGCAATTATCCTCGGCATTGCCCTAGGTGCGGGGAATCCTAGCCCCAGCAACGCTATCTTCATCACTAATTTAGCAATTCCTGCCGAATTAATCCTCAAGGCACTCCGCGCCCTAGCCACACCGCTGATTTTAGTAGCGGTGCTGCATACCTTCATGACTACAAATATCCCTGGGACAGCGGGAAGGAAGTTAGCAGTATTACTCTTAACCAACACCACAGTAGCTATCGTTATAGGGCTTTTAGTTGCCAACATCCTGCGTCCAGGAACTTGGGGAACTTTAGTAGACCCAGGCAGCACACAAATCACTCCTCAAAGTTTCGACCCTTGGGGATTATTTAAAGATGCTGTACCAGATGCCATACTCAAGCCATTAGTTGATAATAATGTAATCCAATTAATTATCATTGCCCTCAGTTTTGGTATCGTTCTGCGGGGTTTAAAATCAGAACAAATCAACCAAGGCAAAAAAGAATACCAGTCCATTGAAAATGTCATCGCCACATTATTTGAAGCAATCATCCGCATTTTGAACTGGGTAATTGCCTTAGTGCCTTTAGCTGTTTTTGGTATTGTTGCTAAAATCATTGCTGAAAGAGGTTTTGCACCTTTTCAATCTTTAGCCGCATTTATTATCGCGGTGCTGGTGGCTTTGTTTTTACAAGCTTGTTATTATCTCACCAGAGTCAAATTGGGTTCTTGGGTAAACCCAATCAAGTTTTTAGCTGGTGGTGCTGATGCCTTCTTAACAGCTTTTTCCACTTCTTCTTCAACAGTAGCAATGCCGATCACCTTTGAGGTTTTACAAACAAAAATTGGTTTGAGAGAATCTTCTGCATCTTTGGGAGCTTTAGTTGGCGCAAATTTCAATAATGATGGAACTGCTCTTTATGAAGCCATGTCTGCATTATATATTTCTCAGGTGATCGGGCAACATTTAAGTTTAGGTCAGCAATTAATTGTAGTTCTCACGTCCATTTTTGCTTCTGTAGGTGCAGCAGGTATTCCCAATGCTGGACTAGTAACAATGACTTTGGTTTTTAGTTCTGTGGGTTTACCGACAGATTATATAGCATTACTAGTAACTGTAGACTGGTTTTTAGATCGTTGTCGCACTGCAATCAATGTCATGGGAGATATGACTGTCAGTGCTTTATTAGATGGCAAAAAACCCCGTTCTATAGACGACGAGGCTTAA
- a CDS encoding diflavin flavoprotein yields the protein MVAISEKVQPRLTIQTVEIAPNTTAIRSLDWDRDRFDIEFGLQNGTTYNSYLIRGEQTVLIDTSHQKFRHLYLETLKGIVNPKTIDYIIVSHTEPDHSGLVEDVLQLAPRATVLASKVALQFLEGLVHDPFSKRIVKSGDRIDIGKGHEIEFVSAPNLHWPDTIFSFDRQTQILYTCDAFGMHFCDNRTFDEDLEAIEADFRFYYDCLMGPNARSLLNAMKRMGELGKIKIIANGHGPLLHHNLDLLTECYQNWSQKQAIAETVVGLFYVSEYGYSDRLAMAISEGIQKAGVGVEVIDLNTAELQEIQELAGRASGIIIGMPPTTSIAAQAGMSSLLSVAKNKQVVGLFECYGGDDEPIDTLRRKFIDLGVKEGFPAIRIKEVPSASTYQLCGEAGTDLGQLIMRERNIKQIKSLDVNMEKALGRISSGLYIVTAKKGDMSGAMIASWVTQASLQPLGFTIAVAKDRAIDNLLQLGDRFVLNVLEEGNYQDLKKHFLKRLHPGADRFAGVKTQTAKNGSPILTDALAYMECEVVTSMECSDHWILYCTVEDGRVSKPDGITAVRHRKVGNYY from the coding sequence ATGGTAGCGATCTCAGAGAAAGTTCAGCCCCGGTTAACTATACAAACTGTAGAAATTGCCCCTAATACAACGGCGATTCGCTCTCTTGATTGGGATCGAGATCGTTTTGATATTGAATTTGGACTGCAAAACGGCACAACCTATAATTCATATTTAATTAGGGGTGAACAAACAGTTTTGATTGATACTTCTCATCAGAAGTTTCGTCACCTGTATTTAGAAACCCTCAAAGGTATTGTTAACCCCAAGACAATTGATTACATTATTGTCAGCCACACAGAACCAGATCATAGCGGTTTGGTAGAAGATGTATTACAGTTAGCACCGAGAGCAACTGTTTTAGCTTCTAAAGTAGCGCTTCAGTTTTTGGAAGGTTTAGTACATGATCCTTTTTCCAAGCGAATTGTCAAAAGTGGCGATCGCATCGATATTGGTAAAGGACATGAAATCGAATTCGTCAGTGCGCCCAATTTACACTGGCCTGACACGATTTTCAGCTTTGATCGCCAAACCCAAATCCTGTATACCTGTGATGCATTTGGAATGCATTTCTGCGACAATCGCACCTTTGACGAAGACTTAGAAGCGATTGAAGCCGACTTCCGATTTTATTACGATTGCTTAATGGGTCCTAATGCTCGTTCTCTATTGAATGCAATGAAGAGAATGGGTGAACTTGGTAAAATCAAAATAATTGCTAACGGACATGGTCCATTACTGCATCATAATCTAGATCTGCTGACAGAGTGTTATCAAAACTGGAGCCAAAAACAAGCTATAGCAGAGACTGTAGTTGGTTTATTCTATGTTTCAGAATATGGATATAGCGATCGCTTGGCTATGGCGATTTCTGAAGGTATCCAAAAAGCTGGAGTGGGAGTAGAAGTAATTGATCTCAACACAGCAGAACTCCAAGAAATTCAAGAACTAGCAGGTAGAGCATCGGGTATTATTATCGGAATGCCTCCAACTACCTCCATAGCAGCTCAAGCTGGAATGAGTTCATTGTTATCAGTCGCCAAAAATAAGCAAGTAGTAGGACTATTTGAATGTTATGGTGGCGATGATGAACCCATTGATACCCTACGTCGTAAATTTATTGATTTAGGTGTCAAAGAAGGCTTCCCAGCAATTCGGATAAAAGAAGTTCCCAGTGCATCAACCTACCAACTTTGTGGAGAAGCTGGTACAGACTTGGGACAATTGATCATGCGAGAACGCAACATCAAACAAATCAAGTCTCTCGACGTGAACATGGAAAAAGCGTTGGGTAGAATTAGCAGTGGCTTGTATATTGTCACCGCCAAAAAAGGTGATATGAGTGGAGCAATGATCGCTTCCTGGGTGACACAAGCTAGTTTACAGCCTTTAGGCTTCACAATAGCCGTGGCCAAAGACCGGGCTATTGATAACTTACTCCAATTAGGCGATCGCTTTGTTCTCAATGTCTTGGAAGAAGGAAACTATCAAGACCTGAAAAAGCATTTCCTCAAGCGGTTACATCCCGGTGCAGATAGATTCGCCGGCGTGAAAACCCAAACCGCCAAAAACGGTTCACCCATTCTTACAGACGCACTCGCATACATGGAATGTGAAGTTGTCACCAGCATGGAATGTAGCGACCATTGGATTTTATACTGCACAGTCGAAGATGGACGTGTTTCCAAGCCTGATGGAATCACAGCAGTACGCCATCGCAAAGTAGGGAATTACTACTAA
- a CDS encoding diflavin flavoprotein: MSNSKPRDVQILPIATNTKVIRARSASRLRFEIEYALERGTTSNCYLIEADKTALIDPPGESFTAIYLEALQDTVNFRKLDYVILGHFSPNRVPTLKALLELAPQITFVCSLPASANLRAAFLDQDIKVLVMKGKENLDLGKGHILKFLPTPSPHWPEALCTYDQQTQILYTDKLFGVHICGDEVFDDNSESFKEDQRYYFNCLMAPHAIHVEAALEKISDLQVRMYAVGHGPLIRTGLIELTKAYGEWSLSQKNREISVALLYASAYGNTAILAQAMALGLTKGGVAVQSINCEFALPDDIRNTVEKADAFIIGTPTIGGHAPTPIHTALGIVLSTGDNSKLAGVFGSYGWSGEALDLVEGKLRDAGYRFGFDTLKVKFKPDEVTLKLCEEIGTDFAQGLKKAKKVRVPQQSATPTEQAVGRIIGSVCVVTAKQGEVSTGMLGAWVSQATFNPPGITVAIAKDRAVESLMYPGGKFALNILPEGVHVDYMKHFRKNFAPGENRFANFQTVEAENGCTILTDASAYLECSVSQRLECGDHWVVYATVDNGKLLKADAMTAINHRKTGTHY, encoded by the coding sequence ATGAGCAATTCCAAACCACGCGACGTACAAATTCTACCTATTGCCACAAACACCAAAGTTATTAGAGCCAGAAGTGCGTCACGTCTAAGGTTTGAAATTGAATATGCACTTGAAAGAGGAACTACCTCCAATTGCTATTTAATAGAAGCCGATAAAACTGCCTTGATTGATCCTCCAGGGGAAAGTTTCACCGCAATTTATCTGGAAGCATTACAGGATACAGTTAACTTCAGAAAGTTGGATTATGTGATTTTGGGTCATTTTAGTCCCAACCGTGTACCAACTTTAAAAGCACTGTTAGAACTTGCACCACAAATAACTTTTGTTTGTTCTTTGCCTGCATCTGCTAATTTACGGGCGGCTTTTCTAGACCAAGATATCAAAGTTTTGGTCATGAAAGGAAAAGAAAATTTAGATTTGGGTAAAGGTCATATTTTAAAATTCTTACCTACACCTAGTCCCCATTGGCCAGAAGCACTTTGTACCTACGACCAACAAACCCAAATTCTCTACACAGATAAATTATTTGGAGTACATATCTGTGGAGATGAGGTATTTGATGACAACTCAGAAAGCTTTAAAGAAGACCAGCGTTACTACTTTAATTGCTTAATGGCTCCCCATGCAATCCATGTAGAAGCAGCTTTGGAGAAAATCTCCGATTTGCAAGTGAGAATGTATGCTGTTGGTCACGGGCCGTTAATTCGCACCGGCTTAATTGAACTGACAAAAGCCTATGGAGAATGGAGTCTTTCCCAAAAGAATCGGGAAATTTCCGTAGCGTTACTTTACGCTTCAGCTTATGGCAATACTGCAATTTTAGCGCAAGCTATGGCGCTAGGATTAACTAAAGGTGGGGTTGCAGTTCAATCAATTAACTGTGAATTTGCCCTACCTGATGATATTCGTAATACTGTAGAAAAAGCAGATGCTTTTATTATAGGTACTCCCACCATTGGTGGTCATGCACCTACTCCTATTCACACAGCTTTGGGTATTGTTCTCTCTACCGGTGACAATAGCAAACTGGCTGGGGTATTTGGTTCCTACGGTTGGAGTGGTGAAGCCTTAGACTTGGTTGAAGGTAAACTCCGAGATGCTGGATATCGGTTTGGCTTTGATACCTTGAAGGTAAAATTTAAGCCTGATGAAGTTACACTCAAATTATGTGAAGAAATCGGTACAGATTTTGCTCAAGGTTTGAAAAAAGCCAAAAAAGTTCGTGTACCCCAACAATCTGCTACCCCAACAGAACAAGCTGTAGGGCGGATTATTGGTTCTGTCTGTGTGGTGACAGCCAAGCAAGGAGAAGTTTCCACAGGAATGCTAGGCGCTTGGGTTTCTCAAGCTACTTTTAATCCACCAGGAATTACAGTTGCGATCGCTAAAGACCGAGCCGTAGAATCTCTTATGTATCCTGGTGGAAAATTTGCTCTCAATATTCTCCCTGAAGGTGTTCATGTAGATTACATGAAGCATTTCCGCAAGAATTTCGCCCCCGGAGAAAATAGATTTGCTAACTTCCAGACTGTAGAAGCAGAAAACGGCTGTACAATTCTCACTGACGCATCAGCTTATCTGGAATGTTCAGTTAGCCAACGTCTTGAATGCGGCGATCATTGGGTAGTATATGCAACAGTGGATAACGGTAAATTACTCAAGGCTGATGCTATGACTGCTATCAACCACCGCAAAACAGGTACACACTATTAA
- a CDS encoding Hpt domain-containing protein: MKPKEFQKIISYFIEESEEHLNTIYKGLYNLQNTIDDREELNAIFSATFSMKGGAAMLGFTSLQKIVSHLEDCLKLLRYPIIADEPLQLLFLDIYHAIKRLVTVIKANDGLNAAKVVDITLNTDAVFTVLNSHLLFLIDKTNYKAKITNIDVCENWSYDIPLKLILLDTKNFLCRAFADYFEGLPNVKIVNGTFEELSFFDCIVTAASSLNSANNIDSTVLNFFGKDVETLLQKRIQEEYLGDQPIGTSLIVETNHALHPFIAHSPTLRMQMSIAGKDHVYQGLWSTLLAIRKHNQTYCNCLQKQINTVVVPGLGTSPGSVPVDEVARQMSMAYQNFLFSVQPLQSSYPRQAQDSLALS; the protein is encoded by the coding sequence ATGAAACCAAAAGAATTTCAAAAAATCATCAGCTACTTTATAGAAGAATCAGAAGAGCATCTCAACACAATCTACAAAGGTTTATACAATTTACAAAACACTATTGATGATAGAGAAGAATTAAATGCCATATTCAGTGCTACTTTTAGTATGAAAGGTGGCGCAGCAATGCTAGGATTTACCAGTTTGCAAAAAATTGTATCTCATCTAGAAGATTGTCTGAAATTACTGCGTTATCCGATTATTGCCGACGAACCTCTACAATTACTATTCTTGGATATTTATCATGCTATCAAAAGATTAGTTACGGTAATTAAAGCAAATGATGGTTTAAATGCAGCCAAAGTAGTTGATATTACTTTGAATACTGATGCTGTTTTTACAGTTCTCAACTCTCATTTACTTTTTCTGATTGATAAAACTAACTATAAAGCCAAAATAACTAACATAGATGTCTGTGAAAACTGGAGTTATGATATACCATTAAAGCTGATTTTATTAGATACTAAAAACTTTTTATGTAGAGCTTTCGCCGATTATTTTGAAGGCTTACCCAATGTAAAAATCGTCAATGGAACTTTTGAAGAGTTATCTTTTTTTGATTGTATAGTTACTGCTGCTAGTTCTTTAAATTCCGCCAATAATATTGATTCTACAGTACTAAATTTTTTTGGTAAAGACGTAGAAACATTATTACAAAAACGCATTCAGGAAGAGTATTTGGGAGATCAACCTATCGGCACATCTTTAATTGTAGAAACAAATCATGCTTTACATCCATTTATTGCCCATAGTCCCACTCTGAGAATGCAAATGTCAATAGCTGGTAAAGATCACGTTTATCAAGGACTGTGGTCAACTCTTTTAGCCATTCGCAAACATAACCAAACTTATTGTAATTGTTTACAAAAACAAATAAATACAGTTGTTGTTCCTGGTTTGGGGACTAGTCCAGGTAGCGTCCCAGTTGATGAAGTGGCTAGACAAATGTCTATGGCATATCAAAATTTTCTTTTCAGTGTTCAGCCTTTACAGTCTTCATATCCAAGACAAGCACAGGATTCGCTTGCACTTTCTTAA